From Lawsonia intracellularis PHE/MN1-00, the proteins below share one genomic window:
- a CDS encoding DHH family phosphoesterase, protein MANYPPSAEEIASLIQRYDRIVVTSHINPDGDAIGACGVVSYILKALGKRFIIYNATGIPYHLEWVPLPTKVITKLMDIPFKPELFIILDCGDIWRLGRELSSCLLEYQSINIDHHIGNPNFGTLANWVEPKAAATGQLVAAIAEVIGIPLTGELAQCLYLSIVTDTGSFAYSNTSPGVLHLAAKLIELGLNPSPIREQLDNQWPLAKFHLWGKLMQKIQLEYDGQIAISAVTLKTITDFGATKEDLEGFTEQIRKIKGVRVAALVREDPGESCKVSLRSSGTDNVQAVAIQFGGGGHFNAAGATIHEPIETAVKQILEAIQKITFSTTDVD, encoded by the coding sequence ATGGCTAACTATCCTCCATCTGCTGAAGAAATTGCTTCTCTTATACAACGTTATGATCGTATAGTAGTAACTTCCCACATTAACCCTGATGGTGATGCTATTGGTGCTTGTGGTGTGGTTTCCTACATTCTTAAAGCACTTGGAAAGCGTTTTATTATATATAATGCAACAGGTATTCCATATCATCTAGAATGGGTTCCTTTACCAACAAAAGTTATTACAAAACTAATGGATATTCCATTTAAGCCAGAATTATTTATTATTTTAGACTGTGGTGATATTTGGAGACTTGGTAGAGAATTATCTTCCTGTCTTTTAGAATACCAGTCAATAAATATTGACCATCATATAGGAAATCCAAATTTTGGGACATTAGCTAATTGGGTTGAGCCAAAGGCAGCTGCCACAGGTCAATTAGTTGCAGCTATTGCTGAAGTTATTGGAATCCCACTTACAGGAGAGCTAGCTCAATGCTTATATCTCTCAATTGTGACAGATACAGGCTCATTTGCATATAGTAATACAAGCCCAGGAGTATTACACTTAGCAGCAAAGCTTATTGAACTAGGTCTTAACCCCTCCCCCATAAGAGAACAGCTTGATAATCAATGGCCTCTTGCAAAATTTCACCTATGGGGAAAACTTATGCAAAAAATACAGTTAGAATATGATGGGCAAATTGCTATTTCTGCTGTTACCTTAAAAACTATTACAGATTTTGGAGCTACAAAAGAAGATTTAGAAGGCTTTACTGAACAAATACGAAAAATAAAAGGAGTACGTGTTGCTGCTCTTGTAAGAGAAGATCCTGGAGAAAGTTGTAAAGTCAGTCTTCGTTCATCAGGAACAGATAATGTACAAGCTGTTGCTATACAGTTTGGTGGTGGTGGACACTTTAATGCAGCTGGAGCAACAATCCATGAACCTATAGAAACTGCAGTAAAACAAATATTAGAAGCTATACAAAAAATTACATTTTCAACAACTGATGTAGACTAG
- the sctR gene encoding type III secretion system export apparatus subunit SctR — MFGVDPLIIILGLGALGLAPFVIMMVTSYVKIVVVTSLIRNALGVQQVPPAIVMNGLAIILSIFIMAPVYMKMEDLYLKTALPSSPAALEVIKALYDATPPLREFLIRNADESTIRGLMVTAKRIWPKDQHETISRNNLLIIIPAFTITELTKSFQIGFLLYLPFVAIDLVVSNILLAMGMMMVSPMTISLPFKLLLFVTLDGWLKISQGLMLSYR; from the coding sequence ATGTTTGGTGTTGATCCTCTAATAATCATTTTAGGTTTAGGAGCACTTGGACTAGCTCCGTTTGTTATAATGATGGTTACATCATATGTAAAGATAGTTGTTGTAACTTCACTGATCCGTAATGCATTAGGTGTACAGCAGGTTCCTCCTGCAATTGTAATGAATGGATTAGCAATTATTTTAAGTATATTTATTATGGCTCCTGTATATATGAAGATGGAAGACTTGTATCTTAAAACAGCACTTCCCTCATCGCCAGCAGCACTAGAAGTTATAAAAGCTCTTTATGATGCAACCCCACCTTTACGTGAATTTTTAATACGTAATGCTGATGAGTCTACTATTAGAGGCTTAATGGTGACGGCTAAGCGTATTTGGCCTAAAGATCAGCATGAAACTATTTCACGCAATAATTTACTTATTATTATTCCTGCTTTTACAATTACAGAGTTAACAAAATCTTTTCAAATAGGTTTTTTACTTTACTTACCATTTGTTGCAATAGATCTTGTTGTATCAAATATTTTGCTTGCAATGGGCATGATGATGGTTTCACCAATGACTATCTCTTTGCCTTTCAAATTATTGCTTTTTGTTACATTAGATGGCTGGTTAAAAATTAGTCAAGGTTTAATGTTAAGCTATAGATAG
- a CDS encoding FliM/FliN family flagellar motor switch protein produces MSNLGSQGDIQLFTPPLLSKLAMRLLNEVTTLTPPWIIPLGETSCIVHLGQPSLYVAEKVFLRFQCENDLIQIALEDLSILWLHPALSSVRYDSPLSDVVILPILEALFAPLKHKLQNILHVPVIFLGFFYEPLVDYQFGCVITLIFDSTKLEENKSYTGLMRSNIPLRIYIPEGNSAKNFLIYLQTLPKNNVMPLALPLEMNIRVGYSLLTIKELMQLTPGDVLFPYDYPILRNRLSLVFLDKEIFCSVEGRHIKVLGWNGTTLFSQKSPVIWSSESTIRNKSIEHPLEVPISFEIGKYNTTLSELEHFIEGHTFTLELDIHSPVILSFEDKTIGTGVLMNFNGVIGIRILEFSTTIDE; encoded by the coding sequence ATGTCTAATCTGGGGTCACAGGGAGATATACAACTATTTACACCTCCTTTGTTGTCAAAATTAGCAATGAGGTTACTGAATGAAGTTACAACTCTCACACCACCATGGATAATTCCTCTTGGTGAAACAAGTTGCATTGTTCACTTAGGGCAACCTTCTTTATATGTTGCTGAAAAAGTCTTTCTACGATTCCAATGTGAAAATGATTTGATACAAATAGCATTAGAAGATTTAAGTATTCTATGGTTACATCCAGCTTTATCTTCTGTAAGATATGATAGTCCATTATCAGATGTTGTTATTTTACCTATACTAGAAGCTTTATTTGCCCCATTAAAGCATAAGTTACAGAATATATTACATGTACCTGTAATATTTTTAGGTTTTTTCTATGAACCATTAGTAGATTATCAGTTTGGATGTGTGATTACATTAATATTTGATTCTACAAAGTTAGAAGAGAATAAATCATATACGGGACTAATGAGATCAAATATTCCTCTCAGGATTTATATTCCAGAAGGAAACAGTGCAAAAAATTTTTTAATATATTTACAGACATTGCCAAAGAATAATGTAATGCCATTAGCACTACCCTTAGAAATGAATATAAGAGTTGGATATAGCTTATTAACAATTAAAGAGTTAATGCAACTTACACCAGGTGATGTTTTATTCCCTTATGATTATCCTATCCTGAGAAATAGATTATCCTTGGTATTTTTGGATAAAGAAATTTTTTGCTCTGTAGAGGGAAGACACATAAAGGTTCTTGGGTGGAATGGAACGACGTTATTCTCTCAGAAGTCACCAGTGATATGGAGTTCAGAGTCCACAATAAGGAATAAAAGTATAGAGCATCCACTGGAAGTTCCTATTTCTTTTGAAATAGGAAAATATAATACTACACTGAGTGAGTTAGAGCATTTTATAGAAGGACATACATTTACACTGGAGTTAGATATTCATTCACCTGTTATACTTTCTTTTGAAGATAAAACTATTGGTACAGGTGTATTAATGAATTTTAATGGAGTTATTGGTATTCGTATATTAGAATTTTCAACAACTATTGATGAATAG
- a CDS encoding type III secretion protein, whose amino-acid sequence MSKYPLAPLLSVREHKEELAQQAVLRAENALVEARKDLQKAEEDCKNYEEWCQQEINRYYSEIIGSLVLFKELELLKVKTGILLDNVKEKYKLVDKAKDYVEACIEAKERAIKNLTELKKQTAKLAEHKKLWEAEEKILAQQREEVELEDFKMPEREEEQEDIDE is encoded by the coding sequence ATGTCCAAATATCCATTAGCTCCGCTTCTTTCTGTCCGAGAGCATAAGGAAGAGTTGGCACAACAGGCAGTACTAAGAGCTGAAAATGCACTTGTTGAGGCAAGGAAAGATTTACAAAAAGCTGAAGAAGACTGTAAAAATTATGAAGAATGGTGCCAACAGGAAATTAATAGATACTATAGTGAAATTATAGGCTCATTAGTTCTTTTTAAGGAATTAGAATTATTAAAAGTAAAGACAGGTATTTTATTAGATAATGTCAAAGAAAAGTATAAGCTTGTAGATAAGGCAAAAGATTATGTTGAAGCTTGTATAGAAGCAAAAGAGAGAGCTATTAAGAATCTTACAGAATTAAAAAAGCAGACAGCAAAACTCGCAGAACATAAAAAGTTATGGGAAGCAGAAGAAAAAATTCTTGCTCAACAACGTGAAGAAGTTGAACTTGAAGACTTCAAAATGCCTGAACGTGAAGAAGAACAAGAAGATATAGATGAATAA
- the sctN gene encoding type III secretion system ATPase SctN encodes MALEYIASLLEEAVQNTSPVEVRGRVEQVIGTIIRAVVPGVKIGELCELRNPWDNWTLQAEVVGFVKHVALLTPLGDLQGISPSTEVIPTGMVHAIPVGRELLGRVLNGLGEPIDGKAPLRLRTYYPVYADPPNPMLRRIIEKPISLGLRVLDGILTCGEGQRMGIFAAAGGGKSTLLSSIIKGTTADVCILALIGERGREVREFIEHDLGAEGLKRSVLVVSTSDRSSMERLKSAYTATAIAEYFRDQGKKVLLLMDSVTRFGRALREIGLASGEPPTRRGFPPSVFSSLPKLMERAGNSDKGSITALYTVLVEGDDMTEPIADETRSILDGHIILSRKLAAANHYPAVDVLASVSRVMNAIVTKEHKENAGKLRKYLAKYAEVELLVQIGEYKAGNDPAADDAIKHNKGINAFLQQGLDEKSTFEQTLQALKKAVA; translated from the coding sequence ATGGCGCTTGAATATATTGCTTCACTCCTTGAAGAGGCTGTGCAGAATACAAGTCCTGTAGAAGTTAGAGGAAGGGTTGAACAAGTTATTGGTACAATAATTCGTGCAGTTGTCCCAGGCGTTAAGATTGGTGAATTATGTGAACTACGTAACCCATGGGATAATTGGACCTTACAGGCTGAAGTAGTTGGTTTTGTAAAACATGTAGCTTTACTTACACCCTTAGGAGATCTCCAAGGTATTTCTCCCTCAACAGAAGTAATTCCTACAGGAATGGTTCATGCTATTCCAGTGGGAAGAGAGTTACTTGGTCGTGTATTAAATGGACTTGGAGAACCTATAGATGGGAAAGCTCCATTACGTTTACGGACATACTATCCTGTATATGCAGATCCTCCTAATCCAATGTTACGTCGAATTATTGAGAAGCCAATTTCATTAGGTCTTCGTGTATTAGATGGAATATTAACTTGTGGTGAGGGCCAAAGGATGGGTATTTTTGCTGCAGCTGGTGGAGGTAAAAGTACACTTTTATCAAGTATTATTAAAGGCACAACTGCTGATGTTTGTATTTTAGCATTGATTGGTGAACGTGGTCGAGAAGTACGCGAATTTATTGAACATGATCTTGGAGCAGAAGGTTTAAAGCGTTCTGTACTTGTTGTATCTACGTCTGATCGTTCTTCTATGGAGCGACTTAAATCAGCTTATACAGCAACTGCAATTGCTGAATATTTTAGAGATCAAGGAAAGAAAGTTTTATTACTTATGGATTCTGTCACACGTTTTGGTCGTGCATTACGTGAAATAGGCCTTGCATCTGGAGAACCTCCAACACGTCGTGGGTTTCCACCTTCTGTCTTTTCTTCATTACCAAAACTTATGGAGCGAGCAGGAAACTCAGATAAAGGTTCTATTACAGCATTATATACTGTCCTTGTCGAAGGTGATGATATGACAGAGCCAATTGCTGACGAAACACGTTCTATTCTAGATGGTCATATTATTTTATCAAGGAAGTTAGCTGCAGCAAATCACTATCCTGCTGTTGATGTCTTAGCTAGTGTAAGTCGTGTTATGAATGCTATAGTTACAAAGGAACATAAAGAAAATGCAGGGAAATTAAGGAAATATCTTGCTAAATATGCAGAAGTTGAGCTTTTAGTCCAGATAGGAGAATATAAAGCAGGTAATGATCCTGCTGCGGATGATGCTATAAAACATAATAAAGGGATTAATGCTTTTTTACAGCAGGGCCTAGATGAAAAAAGTACTTTTGAGCAAACACTTCAGGCTTTAAAAAAAGCGGTGGCTTAA